A section of the Verrucomicrobium sp. GAS474 genome encodes:
- a CDS encoding alpha-amylase/4-alpha-glucanotransferase domain-containing protein: protein MKKVTLAWAVHFHQPPGNFREVLETYASRTCTPFLAMLARHPQIRLSLHFSGVLLKYLKEHRPDLIATLGELVRRNQVELLGGGFYEPIWSLIPPADAVAQLRKMSDWVQDEFACIPKGAWLPESVWEPRFVEILHQAGYEYALLEDTLFEAVGWKRAQLFRGFSVPHLNNRTVLFPYHRIWSRQIPTEGVREIKAAFNQLSNRPDEQIVTLAQSGDLYAAESIHSGGHGHAAPRHLPVYGSEGTIGAFEEWLLYLESERHWIEMAHFGEVARRRWPVAAPASGAAEGLEACVLNTVARREYDAARAELQKRFDGDRFVNYFRGGNWAGFLGKYAEARLMLHRLLWLRGEVDKLPPGQVKARATALEALLCAEEHTTFWHARTGGVYANYLRDAVYQRLLEAEKALHSQDRKETPKENQVDYDGDGHDEVLLRSRDASALVIPQYGGSLCEYAFLPTAYNLANTFRRRVEVYHDTTRIETQIEDWYERRLFQDHFVPTNTAPSAFKNNTFVEHGDFVNQPYEIVQTENDRNASMVVLERQGGLYFGRERRALTCRKVFKMENPGRLTVDYTLTNKGDLPTDLFFVSEVNYTCLSGDSPERLIQVGNQPFICGADFAIPKPEGWTISDTSRKLLWKWTVTPGADLWHHPIHTARSPLPHAPGEGLPRTEWDYQGSAFQIVWPLRLKQKEEASFRIVCEFLPVP, encoded by the coding sequence GTGAAAAAAGTGACCCTCGCCTGGGCCGTCCATTTCCACCAGCCTCCAGGGAACTTCCGCGAGGTGCTCGAAACCTACGCCTCCCGCACCTGCACCCCCTTCCTCGCCATGCTGGCGCGGCACCCGCAGATCCGGCTCTCCCTCCACTTCTCCGGCGTCCTCCTGAAATACCTGAAGGAACACCGGCCCGACCTCATCGCCACCCTCGGCGAGCTCGTCCGCCGGAACCAGGTGGAACTCCTCGGCGGCGGCTTCTACGAGCCGATCTGGAGCCTCATCCCCCCCGCCGACGCCGTCGCCCAGCTCCGCAAGATGAGCGACTGGGTCCAGGACGAATTCGCCTGCATCCCCAAGGGGGCCTGGCTCCCCGAGTCGGTCTGGGAACCGCGCTTCGTCGAGATCCTCCATCAGGCCGGATATGAATACGCCCTCCTCGAGGACACCCTCTTCGAGGCCGTCGGCTGGAAGCGGGCCCAGCTCTTCCGGGGCTTCTCCGTCCCCCACCTGAACAACCGCACCGTCCTCTTCCCCTACCACCGCATCTGGTCCCGCCAGATCCCGACCGAGGGCGTCCGCGAGATCAAGGCCGCCTTCAACCAGCTCAGCAACCGCCCCGACGAGCAGATCGTCACCCTCGCCCAATCGGGCGACCTCTACGCCGCCGAGAGCATCCACAGCGGCGGCCACGGCCACGCCGCCCCGCGCCACCTCCCCGTCTACGGCAGCGAGGGGACGATCGGCGCGTTCGAGGAATGGCTCCTCTACCTCGAAAGCGAGCGCCACTGGATCGAGATGGCCCACTTCGGCGAGGTCGCCCGCCGCCGCTGGCCCGTCGCCGCCCCCGCCAGCGGGGCCGCCGAGGGCCTCGAGGCCTGCGTCCTGAACACCGTCGCCCGGCGGGAGTACGACGCCGCCCGCGCCGAGCTCCAGAAACGCTTCGACGGGGACCGCTTCGTCAATTACTTCCGCGGCGGGAACTGGGCGGGCTTCCTCGGCAAGTACGCCGAGGCCCGCCTCATGCTCCACCGCCTCCTCTGGCTCCGGGGCGAGGTCGACAAGCTCCCCCCCGGCCAGGTCAAGGCCCGCGCCACCGCCCTGGAAGCCCTCCTCTGCGCCGAGGAACACACCACCTTCTGGCACGCCCGCACCGGCGGCGTCTACGCGAACTACCTCCGGGACGCCGTCTACCAACGCCTCCTGGAGGCCGAGAAGGCCCTCCACAGCCAGGACCGCAAGGAGACACCGAAGGAAAACCAGGTCGACTACGACGGCGACGGCCACGACGAGGTCCTCCTGCGGAGCCGGGACGCCTCGGCCCTCGTCATCCCCCAATACGGCGGGAGCCTCTGCGAGTACGCCTTCCTCCCGACGGCCTACAACCTCGCCAACACCTTCCGGCGCCGGGTCGAGGTCTACCACGACACCACCCGCATCGAGACCCAGATCGAGGACTGGTACGAGCGCCGCCTCTTCCAGGACCACTTCGTCCCGACGAACACTGCCCCCTCCGCGTTCAAGAACAACACCTTCGTCGAGCACGGCGACTTCGTGAACCAGCCCTACGAGATCGTCCAGACCGAGAACGACCGCAACGCCAGCATGGTCGTCCTCGAGCGGCAGGGCGGCCTCTACTTCGGCCGGGAACGGCGGGCCCTTACTTGCCGGAAGGTCTTCAAGATGGAGAACCCGGGCCGACTCACCGTCGATTACACCCTGACGAACAAGGGCGACCTGCCGACCGATCTCTTCTTCGTCAGCGAGGTCAACTACACCTGCCTCTCCGGCGACTCCCCGGAGCGCCTCATCCAGGTCGGGAACCAGCCCTTCATCTGCGGGGCCGACTTCGCCATCCCGAAACCCGAGGGCTGGACCATCTCCGATACCAGCCGGAAGCTCCTCTGGAAGTGGACCGTCACCCCCGGGGCCGATCTCTGGCATCACCCCATCCACACCGCCCGCTCCCCCCTCCCCCACGCCCCGGGCGAAGGACTCCCCCGGACCGAGTGGGATTACCAGGGTTCCGCCTTCCAGATCGTCTGGCCCCTCCGGCTGAAGCAGAAAGAGGAAGCCTCCTTCCGCATCGTCTGCGAATTCCTTCCGGTCCCCTAG
- a CDS encoding phosphoribosylanthranilate isomerase: MTRIKICGITRVEDAFSAIRWGADSIGFLVGQRHASPDFLTAEAAGSIIAKLPPLVNTVLVTHLLTADEVLDTLEMTGADTVQLHGEITPAEIIRLREWRPRLKIIKSFHVVDEACVEYGLPYVAFVDAFVLDSLNAETNQIGGTGLVHDWEISSRIKARYPIPIILAGGLTPENVADGIAAVRPYGVDVNTGLKNASGFKDHAKIHSFVEAVRGVHAMV; the protein is encoded by the coding sequence ATGACTCGGATCAAAATTTGCGGGATCACCCGTGTGGAGGATGCGTTCTCGGCGATTCGCTGGGGGGCCGACTCGATCGGCTTCCTCGTCGGGCAGCGCCATGCGAGTCCCGATTTCCTGACGGCCGAGGCGGCGGGGTCGATCATCGCGAAGCTCCCGCCGCTGGTGAACACGGTCCTCGTCACCCACCTCCTGACGGCCGACGAGGTCCTCGACACGCTGGAGATGACCGGGGCCGACACCGTCCAGCTCCACGGGGAGATCACCCCGGCCGAGATCATCCGCCTCCGCGAGTGGCGGCCCCGGCTGAAGATCATCAAGTCGTTCCACGTCGTCGACGAGGCCTGTGTCGAATACGGCCTGCCGTACGTTGCCTTCGTCGATGCCTTCGTCCTCGACAGCCTCAATGCGGAGACGAACCAGATCGGCGGTACCGGCCTCGTCCACGATTGGGAGATCAGCAGCCGGATCAAGGCCCGCTATCCGATTCCGATCATCCTCGCCGGGGGATTGACCCCGGAGAACGTCGCCGACGGGATCGCCGCCGTCCGGCCCTACGGGGTCGACGTGAACACGGGGTTGAAGAACGCAAGCGGGTTCAAGGATCACGCGAAGATCCATTCCTTCGTCGAGGCCGTGCGAGGCGTCCACGCGATGGTCTAA
- a CDS encoding polyphenol oxidase family protein yields MLSWQTYPELTALSRLGLKHAFSLRSPGHADGELPSLLRPSIATLGWKERGVVEAEQPHGNLVARVGAGEIGKVVPAVDALMTSEPGVVLAVRAADCGPVWFYDTRLRAVAVAHSGKKGTEKNIVGETLRAMAEAFGSDPSDLFVFLGPCIRPPHYEVDFASEIARQAARGGVGSYHDSARNTAAELGIYYSYRAEKGQTGRMWAAAMITPSRETP; encoded by the coding sequence ATGCTGTCTTGGCAAACCTACCCTGAGTTGACGGCCCTCTCCCGGCTCGGGTTGAAGCACGCCTTCTCCCTCCGTTCCCCCGGCCACGCCGACGGGGAGCTTCCCTCCCTTCTCCGTCCCTCCATCGCGACCCTCGGCTGGAAGGAGAGGGGCGTCGTCGAGGCGGAACAGCCCCACGGCAACCTCGTCGCCCGCGTCGGGGCGGGGGAGATCGGGAAGGTCGTCCCCGCCGTCGACGCTCTGATGACCTCGGAGCCGGGCGTCGTCCTCGCCGTCCGTGCCGCCGATTGCGGGCCGGTCTGGTTTTACGACACGCGGCTGAGGGCGGTCGCCGTCGCCCATTCCGGCAAGAAGGGGACCGAGAAGAACATCGTCGGCGAGACCCTGCGGGCGATGGCCGAGGCCTTCGGCTCCGATCCCTCCGATCTCTTCGTCTTCCTCGGGCCGTGCATCCGGCCTCCCCACTACGAGGTCGATTTCGCCTCGGAGATCGCCCGGCAGGCCGCGCGGGGCGGCGTCGGCTCCTACCACGACTCGGCGCGGAACACCGCCGCCGAGCTGGGGATCTATTACTCCTACCGGGCGGAGAAGGGGCAGACGGGACGGATGTGGGCCGCGGCCATGATCACCCCCTCCCGGGAGACGCCATGA
- a CDS encoding MarR family transcriptional regulator, with the protein MTSNQPPSASYSATVVDLAKELAECITQLQRISLVDLSTQVSQGNISIPQYTLLSFLSQSSGITMSRLAELMEHTSPATTGLVDRLVAAGLVERFGNPTDRRQVLVKITDKGRELVEKIKSNIVTKVLGLSEDFTEDDMKTWVRIYRTILAHCSRVNQK; encoded by the coding sequence ATGACCAGTAATCAACCTCCCTCCGCTTCCTACTCCGCGACCGTGGTCGACTTGGCGAAAGAACTCGCCGAATGCATCACGCAGTTGCAGCGCATTTCCCTCGTCGACCTTTCGACGCAGGTGAGCCAGGGAAACATCTCGATCCCGCAGTACACGCTTCTCAGCTTCCTCAGCCAGAGCTCGGGCATCACGATGTCCCGCCTGGCCGAGTTGATGGAACACACTTCCCCCGCCACCACCGGCCTCGTCGACCGCCTCGTCGCCGCCGGATTGGTCGAGCGTTTCGGCAACCCGACCGACCGCCGCCAGGTTCTCGTGAAGATCACCGACAAGGGCCGCGAGCTCGTCGAGAAGATCAAGTCGAACATCGTCACGAAGGTCCTCGGCCTCTCCGAGGACTTCACCGAGGACGACATGAAGACCTGGGTGCGGATCTACCGCACCATCCTCGCCCACTGTTCGCGCGTCAACCAGAAGTAG
- the trpB gene encoding tryptophan synthase subunit beta: MSDSLSPSLTSVPNASGHFGAYGGMFVPETLMTPLQDLARAYEEIKRDPSFQRELDGLLKDYVGRPSPLYFAERFTEEVARENGGKGPRIYLKREDLLHTGAHKINNALGQVLLAIRMGKKRIIAETGAGQHGVATATVCARFGLECVVYMGEVDMERQALNVIRMRALGATVVPVTAGQKTLKEAVSEAMRDWVTNVNTTFYILGSALGSHPYPMIVRDFQRVIGEEARRQILDKEGRLPDVIVACVGGGSNAIGIFHPFLEDREVRLVGVEAGGDGILPGRHAARFQGGVLGVLQGTRTYVLQNEDGQIDLTHSVSAGLDYAAVGPEHAFLRDAGRVDYGFATDAEALEAFKFLAETEGIIPALESSHAVAHARKIAGALGDGKILIVNLSGRGDKDVQQAAKHLGISGEAKSVKTARS; this comes from the coding sequence ATGTCTGACAGCCTCTCTCCCAGCCTGACCTCCGTTCCCAATGCCTCCGGCCACTTCGGCGCGTACGGCGGGATGTTCGTCCCCGAAACCCTGATGACCCCGCTGCAGGACCTCGCGCGGGCCTATGAGGAGATCAAGCGGGACCCCTCTTTCCAGCGCGAGCTCGACGGCCTCCTGAAGGATTATGTCGGGCGGCCCTCGCCGCTCTACTTCGCCGAGCGGTTCACCGAGGAAGTCGCCCGGGAGAACGGCGGCAAGGGGCCGCGCATCTACCTCAAGCGGGAGGACCTCCTCCACACCGGGGCGCACAAGATCAACAACGCCCTCGGCCAGGTCCTCCTTGCGATCCGCATGGGGAAGAAGCGGATCATTGCCGAGACCGGCGCGGGCCAGCACGGCGTCGCCACGGCGACGGTCTGCGCCCGCTTCGGCCTCGAGTGCGTCGTCTACATGGGGGAGGTCGACATGGAGCGGCAGGCCCTCAACGTCATCCGCATGCGGGCCCTCGGCGCGACGGTCGTCCCCGTCACGGCGGGCCAGAAGACGCTGAAGGAGGCGGTCAGCGAGGCGATGCGGGACTGGGTGACGAACGTCAACACCACCTTCTACATCCTCGGCTCGGCCCTCGGCTCCCATCCCTATCCGATGATCGTCCGCGACTTCCAGCGGGTGATCGGCGAGGAGGCCCGCCGCCAGATCCTCGACAAGGAAGGCCGCCTGCCCGACGTGATCGTCGCCTGCGTCGGCGGCGGGAGCAACGCGATCGGGATCTTCCATCCCTTCCTCGAAGACCGGGAAGTCCGCCTCGTCGGCGTCGAGGCGGGGGGCGACGGGATCTTGCCCGGACGGCACGCGGCCCGTTTCCAGGGCGGCGTCCTCGGCGTCCTCCAGGGAACCCGGACCTACGTCCTCCAGAACGAGGACGGCCAGATCGATCTCACCCACTCGGTCTCCGCCGGTCTCGACTACGCCGCCGTCGGGCCGGAGCACGCCTTCCTCCGGGACGCGGGCCGGGTCGACTACGGCTTCGCGACCGATGCGGAGGCCCTCGAGGCCTTCAAGTTCCTCGCCGAGACCGAGGGGATCATCCCCGCCCTCGAATCGAGCCACGCCGTCGCCCACGCGCGGAAGATCGCCGGAGCCCTCGGCGACGGGAAGATCCTCATCGTCAACCTCTCCGGGCGCGGCGACAAGGACGTGCAGCAGGCGGCGAAGCACCTCGGCATCAGCGGCGAAGCCAAAAGCGTCAAGACGGCCCGGTCATGA
- a CDS encoding PDZ domain-containing protein, with translation MASSFCQRGAIVLLLFSIVGLADRAAGQESPAAPQSDSPPPKRDVQARSINIETIPPFTEALPWADTEEGVKTLYSFALSSTRTVPAGSIVRIFYVKPVPTEAPVRIMGSDEQREQAYTRSSGLPKDAKAIYGSPEVEAALKSAHTIVWPNIASFRASLDLINLIDLRVVYMAPGAKDYSDERLAMPEGLLLAEKEGFVTILAVVKGSSSQLAGLRAGDRIVAFNGKALSGETATLATFFTEYQRSSELKIGEQKPYRFRIQRGDAPAPVEFSLRPPPSLTGSLIDQ, from the coding sequence GTGGCTTCTTCTTTTTGTCAGCGCGGCGCGATCGTCCTTCTCCTCTTTTCGATCGTCGGTCTCGCCGATCGGGCGGCGGGGCAGGAATCCCCGGCCGCCCCGCAATCCGATTCGCCCCCGCCGAAGCGCGACGTGCAGGCGCGGAGCATCAACATCGAGACGATCCCCCCCTTCACCGAGGCGCTGCCGTGGGCCGATACCGAGGAGGGGGTGAAGACGCTCTACTCCTTCGCCCTCTCGTCGACGCGGACGGTTCCCGCGGGCTCGATCGTTCGCATCTTCTATGTGAAGCCGGTGCCGACCGAGGCCCCGGTCCGCATCATGGGGAGCGACGAGCAGCGGGAGCAGGCCTACACCCGCAGCTCCGGCCTCCCCAAGGATGCCAAGGCGATCTACGGATCGCCCGAGGTCGAGGCGGCGCTGAAATCGGCCCATACGATCGTCTGGCCGAATATCGCCTCCTTCCGCGCCTCGCTCGACCTGATCAACCTCATCGATCTCCGCGTCGTCTACATGGCCCCGGGGGCGAAGGACTATTCCGACGAGCGCCTCGCGATGCCAGAGGGATTGCTGCTGGCGGAGAAGGAGGGCTTCGTGACGATCCTCGCGGTGGTGAAGGGATCGAGTTCGCAACTCGCCGGACTGCGGGCCGGGGACCGGATCGTCGCCTTCAACGGCAAGGCGTTGAGCGGGGAGACGGCGACTCTCGCGACGTTCTTCACCGAATACCAGAGAAGCTCCGAGTTGAAGATCGGAGAGCAGAAACCCTATCGTTTTCGTATTCAACGGGGTGACGCTCCCGCTCCGGTCGAGTTCTCTCTCCGTCCGCCTCCTTCCCTGACAGGAAGTCTGATCGACCAGTGA
- a CDS encoding DUF4931 domain-containing protein — translation MPELRRDPLVGRWVVFSPERKQRPQDFHLQNGALPELGAFTWGNEHLTPPEVYATRPEGAAHGPNGPGWQVRVVPNRFPALRIEGDLMPEGDGIYDRMNGIGAHEVIIETADAALALEDQPVEAISGILKAYRSRIVDLSRDSRFRSILIFKNVGPMAGASLRHAHSQLIALPVVPRMLQDRLTAARAHYASKERNLFDDLIRAERKEGKRVVHENNGFVAFCPYASRFPFELCLLPRRQNPHFHHSTDSELDLAAESLKQILQRLAKGVGKPDYNLILHTAPFVREASEEARLELDFRWHIEVLPRLTGIAGFEFGTGFFINSTLPEEAAQFLRAVKI, via the coding sequence ATGCCGGAATTAAGACGGGATCCACTGGTCGGGCGCTGGGTAGTTTTTTCGCCTGAACGGAAACAGCGTCCTCAGGACTTCCACCTCCAGAACGGCGCGCTGCCCGAACTCGGGGCCTTCACCTGGGGCAACGAGCACCTCACCCCGCCCGAAGTCTACGCCACCCGTCCCGAAGGCGCCGCCCACGGCCCCAACGGCCCCGGCTGGCAGGTCCGCGTCGTCCCGAACCGCTTCCCCGCCCTCCGCATCGAGGGGGACCTGATGCCCGAAGGCGACGGCATCTACGACCGGATGAACGGCATCGGGGCCCACGAGGTGATCATCGAGACCGCCGATGCCGCCCTCGCCCTGGAGGACCAGCCGGTCGAGGCGATCTCGGGGATCCTCAAGGCCTACCGGAGCCGCATCGTCGATCTCAGCCGGGACAGCCGCTTCCGCTCGATCCTCATCTTCAAGAACGTCGGCCCGATGGCGGGGGCCTCGCTCCGGCACGCCCACTCGCAGCTGATCGCCCTCCCCGTCGTCCCCCGCATGCTGCAGGACCGCCTCACCGCGGCGCGCGCCCACTACGCCTCGAAGGAGCGGAACCTCTTCGACGACCTCATCCGCGCCGAGCGGAAGGAAGGGAAGCGGGTCGTCCACGAGAACAACGGCTTCGTCGCGTTCTGCCCCTACGCCAGCCGGTTCCCCTTCGAGCTCTGCCTCCTCCCCCGCCGCCAGAACCCCCACTTCCACCACAGCACCGACAGCGAGCTCGACCTCGCCGCCGAATCGCTGAAGCAGATCCTCCAGCGCCTCGCCAAGGGCGTCGGGAAGCCTGATTACAACCTCATCCTCCACACCGCCCCCTTCGTCCGGGAGGCCTCCGAGGAAGCCCGGCTGGAGCTCGACTTCCGCTGGCACATCGAGGTCCTCCCCCGCCTCACCGGCATCGCCGGGTTCGAGTTCGGCACCGGCTTCTTCATCAACAGCACGCTGCCCGAGGAGGCCGCCCAGTTCCTCCGCGCGGTGAAGATCTAG
- a CDS encoding glycoside hydrolase family 57 protein — MNVVILWHMHQPYYVNPVTKTAMMPWVRLHSVKGYLDMVDLLDSAPGVKVNFNFTPVLVKQIEEFVEGSVTDLWEDWSRKPAAELNDEEKRRILENFFKINWENLIHPFPRYAELLALRGANWNSHTLDTALRAYSTADYRDLQTWYNLAWCGFSAEKRFPLLAALKKQGRHFTEEQKNAVLDIHREILALILPLYRDAAAKGRAEITTTPFFHPIMPLVYDTNLARRCMPHSPLPNQFSAPEDVAAHLRLAQEQHTRAFGAPARGLWPSEGSIAPELIPLFQQAGIEYFCTDEGNLFRSLEQDPHWRGHRVDHLELFQGWSVVHDGARCNALFRERPLSDFVGFNAAKGSADQSSNYLLHHLEHLATVRTAPHHAVLIALDGENAWESFRDGGEAFLSLFYQKLEKSPALRTVRLGEYFDAHKPQVEISRLHTGSWIGSDFDIWIGDPEENKGWEWIGKTRAFLVQTLAKSGASFTKEQVEAAWWAIYAAEGSDWFWWYGPDFTTDCDFLFDDLFRTHLQNVYRILGFEPPAYLEVPICLPTAEITYTRPRLAIRPAVTGRLETFFDWIGSGHLDLSRQQTAMFQADRIGQALYYGFDEKTFTLRLDLLAPPHGIEIHFLQPTDIRITLSRLSNEWVSTSSRSDDHITFNPLSLPTGKTIAAAWDDFFVASIPTSILDWKPGTTVSFFVHILEGEMIRERYPERGLIEFPAPGPDFAASQWFV, encoded by the coding sequence ATGAACGTCGTCATCCTCTGGCACATGCACCAGCCGTATTACGTGAATCCGGTGACGAAGACGGCGATGATGCCGTGGGTCCGCCTCCATTCGGTGAAGGGGTACCTCGACATGGTCGACCTCCTCGACAGCGCCCCCGGCGTGAAGGTGAACTTCAACTTCACCCCGGTCCTCGTGAAGCAGATCGAGGAGTTCGTCGAGGGAAGCGTCACCGACCTCTGGGAAGACTGGAGCCGGAAACCGGCCGCCGAGCTCAACGACGAGGAAAAGCGCCGCATCCTGGAGAACTTCTTCAAGATCAATTGGGAAAACCTCATCCATCCCTTCCCCCGCTACGCGGAGCTCCTCGCCCTCCGCGGGGCGAACTGGAACAGCCACACCCTCGACACCGCCCTCCGCGCCTACTCGACCGCCGATTACCGCGACCTCCAGACCTGGTACAACCTCGCCTGGTGCGGCTTCTCCGCCGAGAAGCGGTTCCCCCTCCTCGCCGCATTGAAGAAGCAGGGCCGCCACTTCACCGAGGAGCAGAAGAACGCCGTCCTCGACATCCACCGGGAGATCCTCGCCCTCATCCTCCCCCTCTACCGCGATGCCGCCGCGAAGGGCCGCGCCGAGATCACGACGACGCCGTTCTTCCACCCCATCATGCCGCTGGTCTACGACACGAACCTGGCCCGGCGCTGCATGCCCCACTCCCCCCTTCCCAACCAGTTCTCCGCGCCGGAGGACGTCGCCGCCCACCTCCGCCTCGCGCAGGAGCAGCACACCCGGGCCTTCGGCGCGCCCGCCCGCGGTCTCTGGCCCTCCGAGGGCTCGATCGCGCCCGAGCTGATCCCCCTCTTCCAGCAGGCCGGGATCGAATACTTCTGCACCGACGAGGGGAACCTCTTCCGCAGCCTGGAGCAGGACCCCCATTGGCGCGGCCACCGGGTCGACCACCTGGAGCTTTTCCAGGGCTGGTCGGTCGTCCACGACGGGGCCCGCTGCAACGCCCTCTTCCGCGAGCGGCCCCTCTCCGACTTCGTCGGCTTCAACGCGGCGAAGGGAAGCGCCGACCAGTCGTCCAACTACCTCCTCCATCACCTGGAGCATCTTGCCACCGTCCGCACCGCCCCCCACCACGCCGTCCTCATCGCCCTCGACGGGGAGAACGCCTGGGAATCGTTCCGCGACGGCGGCGAGGCCTTCCTGAGCCTCTTCTACCAGAAGCTCGAGAAAAGCCCCGCGCTCCGGACCGTCCGCCTCGGCGAGTACTTCGACGCCCACAAGCCCCAGGTCGAGATCAGCCGCCTCCACACCGGCTCGTGGATCGGGAGCGACTTCGACATCTGGATCGGCGACCCCGAGGAGAACAAGGGCTGGGAATGGATCGGCAAGACCCGCGCCTTCCTCGTCCAGACCCTCGCGAAATCGGGCGCCTCCTTCACGAAGGAACAGGTCGAGGCCGCGTGGTGGGCCATCTATGCCGCCGAGGGGAGCGACTGGTTCTGGTGGTACGGCCCCGACTTCACCACCGATTGCGACTTCCTCTTCGACGACCTCTTCCGCACCCACCTCCAGAACGTCTACCGCATCCTCGGCTTCGAGCCCCCGGCCTACCTCGAGGTGCCGATCTGCCTCCCGACGGCCGAGATCACCTACACCCGCCCCCGCCTCGCGATCCGTCCGGCGGTGACGGGCCGCCTGGAGACCTTCTTCGACTGGATCGGCTCCGGCCACCTCGACCTCAGCCGCCAGCAGACCGCCATGTTCCAGGCCGACCGCATCGGCCAGGCCCTCTACTACGGCTTCGACGAGAAGACCTTCACCCTCCGCCTCGATCTCCTCGCCCCGCCCCACGGCATCGAGATCCACTTCCTCCAGCCGACCGACATCCGCATCACCCTCTCCCGCCTCAGCAACGAGTGGGTCTCCACCTCCTCCCGCAGCGACGACCACATCACCTTCAATCCCCTCTCCCTTCCCACGGGGAAGACGATCGCCGCCGCGTGGGACGACTTCTTCGTCGCCTCGATCCCGACTTCGATCCTCGACTGGAAGCCCGGCACCACCGTCTCCTTCTTCGTCCACATCCTCGAAGGGGAGATGATCCGCGAACGCTATCCCGAACGGGGCCTGATCGAGTTCCCCGCCCCCGGCCCCGACTTCGCCGCCAGCCAGTGGTTCGTCTGA
- a CDS encoding phosphoribosylanthranilate isomerase translates to MGIRIKICGITREEDAAAAVASGAHALGFILYPKSPRYVSPERAAEILATVPPYVERVAVVVNPSAEEVRRIAGIAPFSQWQLHGAESPALMAEIREAGSHPYRFVKALHLPFEGGARGLAAYATAGAGAFLLDTPCVEHGGSGKTFDWNLVEGFRMENVSNVPIILSGGLTADNVGEAVTRVRPYAVDVSSGVESAPGIKDPIKIERFISRCLTASLPA, encoded by the coding sequence ATGGGCATCCGGATCAAAATCTGCGGCATCACGCGGGAGGAGGACGCCGCCGCGGCGGTCGCCTCGGGGGCCCATGCGCTCGGCTTCATCCTCTATCCGAAGAGCCCCCGCTACGTCTCGCCGGAGCGGGCGGCGGAGATCCTGGCGACGGTGCCGCCCTACGTGGAGCGGGTCGCCGTCGTCGTCAATCCCTCGGCGGAGGAGGTGCGCCGGATCGCCGGGATCGCCCCCTTCAGCCAATGGCAGCTCCACGGCGCGGAGAGCCCCGCGCTGATGGCCGAGATCCGGGAGGCGGGTTCCCATCCCTATCGGTTCGTGAAGGCCCTCCATCTTCCCTTCGAGGGCGGGGCGAGGGGGCTGGCCGCCTATGCCACGGCGGGGGCCGGGGCCTTCCTCCTCGATACGCCGTGCGTCGAACACGGCGGCTCGGGAAAGACCTTCGACTGGAATCTCGTCGAGGGGTTCCGGATGGAAAACGTCTCGAACGTCCCGATCATCCTCTCCGGCGGACTGACGGCAGATAATGTTGGCGAGGCCGTTACCCGTGTGCGACCCTATGCCGTCGATGTTTCGAGCGGGGTCGAATCCGCGCCCGGAATCAAGGACCCGATCAAGATTGAACGCTTTATTTCCCGATGTCTGACAGCCTCTCTCCCAGCCTGA